A stretch of the Phycodurus eques isolate BA_2022a chromosome 15, UOR_Pequ_1.1, whole genome shotgun sequence genome encodes the following:
- the fut7 gene encoding alpha-(1,3)-fucosyltransferase 7 gives MAAKGVKLLECNHTKKSALTTMRKCLLVTFLCVLLLGLLNFWLIGFSFDSNQPMHVTILMWHRPFSVPNDLSGDACGDYHSTLFCTIVEKRSLFPTADVVVFHNYELVTGREKLPLDLPRPPGQRWAWLSLESPVHNGDLRRFAGIFNLTINYRRDADIATPYGERLVNEAEGEDPVHELTQNKSFLACWVVSNYRSSYRRSQVYKELSTIVPVKVYGRWTKTPLSAEELLPTISRCYFYLAFENSEAKEYITEKLWKNAYQSGAVPVVLGAPVQDYEALAPPHSFIHVDQFASVKELAEYLLQVAGDKKRYSEYFRWKQKWKVKVSNNWKERLCKLCSHYEHLPPNKVHTDLAAWVHATGTL, from the exons ATGGCAGCTAAGGGGGTCAAGCTGTTG GAGTGTAACCATACCAAAAAGAGTGCACTTACCACAATGAGGAAGTGCCTTCTCGTTACCTTCCTCTGTGTCTTACTGCTGGGACTTCTTAATTTCTGGCTGATAGGATTCAGCTTTGACTCCAACCAGCCTATGCATGTGACAATTCTGATGTGGCACCGACCCTTCAGTGTTCCCAATGACCTGAGCGGAGATGCGTGTGGGGACTACCACAGCACCCTGTTCTGCACGATCGTGGAAAAGAGGTCCTTGTTTCCCACCGCGGACGTGGTGGTGTTCCACAACTACGAATTGGTCACAGGACGGGAGAAACTTCCTCTGGATCTTCCCAGGCCACCAGGCCAGAGGTGGGCTTGGTTGTCCCTAGAGTCCCCTGTTCACAATGGAGACCTGAGGAGATTTGCGGGTATCTTCAACTTGACCATTAACTACAGGAGAGATGCAGATATTGCTACACCTTATGGAGAGCGGCTGGTGAACGAGGCTGAAGGAGAAGATCCAGTGCACGAACTCACACAGAATAAAAGCTTTCTGGCGTGTTGGGTGGTCAGCAACTACAGGAGTTCGTACAGAAGAAGCCAAGTGTACAAAGAACTTAGCACCATAGTTCCTGTGAAGGTCTACGGGCGCTGGACAAAAACTCCCCTCAGCGCAGAAGAACTCTTGCCCACAATCTCTCGCTGCTACTTCTACTTGGCCTTTGAGAACTCTGAAGCCAAAGAATACATCACAGAGAAGCTGTGGAAGAACGCTTACCAGTCGGGGGCAGTTCCTGTTGTCCTGGGTGCACCAGTGCAGGATTACGAGGCCTTGGCTCCGCCTCATTCTTTCATCCACGTCGACCAATTTGCATCGGTAAAAGAGCTGGCCGAGTATCTGCTGCAGGTGGCGGGAGACAAGAAGCGCTACAGCGAGTATTTTCGCTGgaagcaaaagtggaaagtGAAGGTGAGCAATAACTGGAAGGAGAGACTGTGTAAACTCTGCTCCCACTACGAACATTTGCCTCCCAACAAGGTTCACACTGATCTGGCAGCATGGGTTCATGCTACTGGCACACTGTAA